One stretch of Chryseobacterium sp. LJ668 DNA includes these proteins:
- a CDS encoding SDR family oxidoreductase translates to MNITDNTILITGGGSGIGLEIAKALSPKNKIIIVGRNKEKLDAAAKDLENVFTIQADVTNESDVKRLYEEVKTTFGGLNILINNAGFAHYYSISENSHTHDKALEEFTTNYFAPIRLTEKFLPLLKEQNEAAIVNVSSIVGFVPGASLPTYSDSKAALHSYTQVLRHQLAKDSQIKVFELMPPLVDTDFSAEIGGKENGIPPSDVAADLVKALQENKYEVRVGFTESLYQNFFAGTEGAFGAFNS, encoded by the coding sequence ATGAACATTACAGACAACACCATTCTGATTACAGGTGGAGGTTCAGGAATCGGTTTAGAAATCGCAAAAGCATTAAGCCCGAAGAACAAAATTATCATCGTTGGAAGAAACAAAGAAAAGCTAGATGCAGCCGCAAAAGATCTTGAAAACGTATTTACCATTCAGGCCGATGTCACGAATGAAAGCGATGTCAAAAGATTATATGAAGAAGTGAAAACGACTTTCGGTGGATTGAATATCCTGATCAATAATGCAGGTTTTGCTCATTATTATAGCATTTCCGAAAACTCTCATACGCATGACAAAGCATTGGAAGAGTTCACAACCAATTATTTTGCACCCATAAGATTAACAGAAAAATTTCTTCCTTTGCTGAAAGAACAAAATGAAGCTGCAATTGTGAATGTATCCTCAATTGTAGGATTTGTTCCCGGCGCAAGTCTTCCCACCTATTCTGATTCAAAAGCGGCATTGCATTCTTATACACAGGTTTTGAGACATCAACTGGCCAAAGATTCGCAGATAAAAGTTTTTGAGTTGATGCCACCATTAGTTGATACCGATTTTTCTGCAGAAATTGGAGGAAAAGAAAATGGAATTCCGCCATCTGACGTTGCCGCTGATCTGGTAAAAGCACTTCAGGAAAATAAATATGAAGTTCGGGTCGGATTTACAGAATCGCTGTATCAGAATTTCTTTGCGGGAACGGAAGGAGCATTTGGTGCCTTTAATAGCTAA
- a CDS encoding TetR/AcrR family transcriptional regulator: protein MAGRPKIFDENQAIEKATEVFRNKGYDTASADELLNAMGIGKGSFYLAFKGGKQELYVKSIEQFSESFYKKLSDGIKNSENGIEYIKQFFLSQAYSPDCEKERGCFLGNSLVQLSEKDAQIKKTSVKILKKLHHLFVEVIEKAQENNQIETRENPEILAWHLTNLWNGIHVTRRMESSAEILKNMIELNLRLLN from the coding sequence ATGGCAGGAAGACCCAAAATATTTGACGAAAATCAGGCAATTGAAAAAGCGACTGAAGTTTTCAGAAACAAAGGCTACGACACCGCCTCTGCAGATGAATTGTTGAATGCTATGGGAATTGGAAAAGGAAGTTTTTATCTGGCTTTTAAAGGAGGAAAACAGGAACTATATGTAAAATCAATTGAGCAGTTTTCTGAAAGTTTTTATAAAAAACTTTCGGATGGAATTAAAAATTCTGAAAACGGAATTGAATACATCAAACAGTTTTTTTTAAGTCAGGCCTATTCTCCTGACTGTGAAAAAGAAAGAGGTTGTTTTTTAGGAAACTCTCTGGTTCAGTTATCTGAAAAAGATGCTCAAATAAAGAAGACTTCTGTAAAAATTTTAAAAAAACTGCACCATCTTTTCGTAGAAGTTATTGAAAAAGCACAGGAAAATAATCAAATTGAAACAAGAGAAAATCCTGAGATTCTTGCATGGCATTTAACCAATCTATGGAACGGGATACACGTAACAAGACGCATGGAAAGTTCTGCGGAAATCCTTAAAAATATGATTGAACTTAATTTAAGATTATTGAATTAA